From a single Ovis aries strain OAR_USU_Benz2616 breed Rambouillet chromosome 23, ARS-UI_Ramb_v3.0, whole genome shotgun sequence genomic region:
- the TXNDC2 gene encoding thioredoxin domain-containing protein 2, which translates to MPSHVTLQVPAHPLEAFVHEVSNVQRTHVGASEALQAVHTLPPEQSGDTPSSSAQVVLPKQGDFLNSSAKAIPSEQADTPSFPQKTILSKEREILNSPQKNILPKQAATPNSSTQTISPKQSDIPNFPEKNIPPKEGDILNPPSKTTLHKQANNPNSSEKTKQGDTPKPSAKIILPKEADAPISPIQTILPNQNASKFSEKAISTKEGDIFNSPAKSILSWPANSPNFPAKINPSWQADSSKFPAKIISLKQADSPNSPNQIPPPKQTDSPSFPGKIIPSQQADSPKFLLKTTLHKQVDIPTSSEESISPKQGNAPNFPAKFSLPKKSKTHKFTTKAILSKQGDTPKSSAKTILPEEGETPKSSAETILPKEGETLKSSAKTILPKEGQAPKSSTKTVLLKEGETPKSSAKTILPKEGETPKSSTEIILPKEGETPKSSAETILPKEGETPKSSAKTILPKEGETPKSSTKTILLKEGETTRSLEDTVWPPEGNSLQSEEGTELLDGNLVKVILSKDDFEVALKEAGEQLVVVDFSATWCQPCKTIKSFFQALSLKHEDVVFLEVDANECEELVRECKVDFVPTFQFYRKEEKVGQFSGALHEKLETLITELK; encoded by the coding sequence ATGCCCAGCCATGTGACTCTCCAGGTCCCAGCACACCCCCTGGAGGCCTTTGTCCATGAGGTCAGCAATGTTCAACGTACACATGTGGGGGCATCCGAAGCCCTGCAGGCCGTGCACACACTCCCACCCGAGCAGAGCGGTGACACCCCCAGCTCTTCAGCCCAAGTTGTCCTGCCTAAGCAGGGGGACTTTCTCAATTCCTCAGCAAAAGCCATCCCGTCCGAGCAGGCTGACACTCCCAGTTTCCCACAAAAAACCATCCTATCAAAAGAGAGGGAAATTCTCAATTCCCCCCAGAAGAACATCTTGCCCAAGCAGGCTGCCACCCCCAATTCCTCAACCCAAACCATTTCACCAAAGCAGAGTGACATTCCCAAtttcccagaaaaaaacatcCCACCAAAAGAGGGTGACATTCTTAATCCCCCCAGTAAAACCACCCTGCACAAACAGGCCAACAACCCCAATTCTTCAGAAAAAACCAAGCAGGGCGACACCCCCAAGCCCTCAGCCAAAATCATTTTGCCCAAGGAGGCTGATGCCCCCATCTCCCCAATCCAAACCATTCTGCCCAATCAGAATGCCTCCAAATTCTCAGAAAAAGCCATCTCAACAAAAGAGGGTGACATTTTCAACTCCCCAGCCAAATCCATTCTATCATGGCCAGCTAACTCCCCCAATTTCCCAGCCAAGATCAATCCATCATGGCAGGCTGACTCCTCCAAGTTCCCAGCCAAGATCATCTCACTCAAACAGGCTGACTCCCCTAACTCCCCAAACCAAATACCCCCACCCAAGCAGACTGACTCCCCCAGTTTCCCAGGCAAAATCATTCCATCACAGCAGGCTGACTCCCCCAAGTTCCTGCTCAAAACTACCCTGCACAAGCAGGTGGACATCCCCACTTCTTCAGAAGAAAGCATCTCACCCAAGCAGGGCAATGCCCCCAATTTTCCAGCAAAATTCAGTTTGCCCAAGAAGAGCAAAACCCACAAGTTCACAACCAAAGCCATTCTGTCCAAGCAGGGTGACACCCCAAAGTCCTCAGCCAAAACCATCCTGCCCGAGGAGGGTGAGACCCCCAAGTCCTCAGCGGAAACCATCCTGCCCAAGGAGGGTGAGACCCTCAAGTCCTCAGCCAAAACCATTCTGCCCAAGGAAGGTCAGGCTCCCAAGTCCTCAACCAAAACTGTTCTACTCAAGGAAGGTGAGACCCCCAAGTCCTCAGCCAAAACCATTCTGCCCAAGGAGGGTGAGACCCCCAAGTCCTCAACTGAAATCATTTTGCCCAAGGAGGGTGAGACCCCCAAGTCCTCAGCCGAAACCATTCTGCCCAAGGAGGGTGAGACCCCCAAGTCCTCAGCCAAAACCATTCTGCCCAAGGAGGGTGAGACCCCCAAGTCCTCAACTAAAACCATTCTACTCAAGGAGGGTGAGACCACCAGGTCCTTAGAGGACACAGTCTGGCCCCCAGAAGGTAATAGCCTGCAGTCAGAGGAAGGCACAGAGCTCCTGGATGGCAACCTGGTGAAGGTGATCCTAAGCAAAGACGACTTCGAGGTGGCGCTAAAGGAAGCTGGGGAGCAGCTGGTGGTCGTGGACTTCTCTGCCACGTGGTGCCAGCCCTGCAAGACCATCAAGTCCTTCTTCCAGGCCCTGTCCCTGAAGCACGAGGATGTGGTGTTCCTGGAAGTGGATGCCAACGAGTGTGAGGAACTGGTGAGAGAGTGCAAGGTCGATTTCGTTCCAACCTTTCAGttttatagaaaagaagaaaaggtggGCCAGTTTTCTGGTGCCCTGCACGAAAAACTTGAGACACTCATTACAGAATTAAAGTGA